One Gemmatimonadaceae bacterium DNA segment encodes these proteins:
- a CDS encoding Re/Si-specific NAD(P)(+) transhydrogenase subunit alpha, protein MWIGVPRESAPGERRVGLVPDSVARLVRSGVSVRVQRGAGVPAFCSDDAFATAGAELVDDARSILGTCDVVVKVQKPSLDEAAALREGSILISLLPAATSTDVLECLTSRRVTVLALERVPRITRAQSMDILSSQATVAGYKAVLIGAAATSKLLPMLTTAAGSIPPAKAFVIGAGVAGLMAIATARRLGATVSGFDIRAAAREQVLSLGATFVGPDPSKDAEVAGGYARAQTADEQAQTMAALAAHLRDQDLVITTAQIPGRSAPRLITADMVGTMRPGAVIVDLAAETGGNCELTVPGETRDVNGVQVIGAVNVAASVPYHASVMFAKNVLTLLQHMIKDAAIPINLEDEIVGPMCLSHAGSARS, encoded by the coding sequence ATGTGGATCGGGGTTCCCCGCGAGAGCGCGCCCGGCGAGCGGCGTGTTGGTCTCGTCCCGGACAGCGTTGCCCGCCTCGTTCGGTCCGGGGTGAGCGTGCGCGTGCAGCGCGGCGCGGGCGTCCCCGCCTTCTGCTCCGATGATGCGTTCGCGACCGCGGGAGCCGAACTTGTGGACGACGCGCGATCGATCCTCGGCACGTGCGACGTGGTGGTGAAGGTCCAGAAGCCATCGCTGGACGAGGCGGCGGCCCTGCGCGAAGGCAGCATCCTCATTTCGCTCCTGCCAGCGGCGACGAGTACGGACGTACTGGAATGCCTGACGTCGCGTCGGGTCACGGTACTGGCGCTCGAACGCGTGCCGCGCATCACGCGCGCGCAGTCGATGGACATCCTGTCGTCGCAGGCCACGGTGGCCGGGTACAAGGCGGTGCTGATCGGTGCGGCGGCGACGTCCAAGCTGTTGCCGATGCTGACGACCGCCGCGGGGAGCATCCCACCGGCAAAGGCGTTCGTCATCGGGGCCGGCGTCGCCGGCCTCATGGCTATTGCCACCGCACGTCGCCTTGGCGCGACGGTGTCGGGCTTCGACATTCGCGCGGCCGCACGGGAGCAGGTCCTCTCGCTCGGCGCGACGTTCGTCGGGCCCGACCCCTCGAAAGACGCAGAGGTGGCCGGTGGCTACGCGCGCGCGCAGACCGCCGACGAGCAGGCGCAAACGATGGCGGCGCTTGCGGCGCACCTTCGCGACCAGGATCTCGTGATCACCACCGCGCAGATCCCGGGTCGCTCCGCGCCGCGCCTGATTACCGCCGACATGGTCGGCACGATGCGCCCGGGCGCGGTGATCGTGGACCTCGCCGCAGAGACCGGAGGCAACTGTGAACTCACGGTCCCGGGCGAGACGCGCGACGTGAACGGGGTGCAAGTCATCGGCGCCGTCAACGTCGCGGCGTCCGTGCCGTATCACGCGTCGGTGATGTTCGCCAAGAATGTGCTCACGCTGCTGCAGCACATGATCAAGGATGCCGCGATCCCGATCAACCTCGAGGACGAGATCGTCGGCCCGATGTGCCTCTCCCACGCCGGCTCCGCCCGCTCATGA
- a CDS encoding NAD(P) transhydrogenase subunit alpha — MTIILQIYVFILAAFLGYQLISRVPALLHTPLMSATNAIAGISLVGSLIAAGGRYGTFATVLGFVAVIMATINVVGGFLLTNKMLAMFRKDGGAPKPHGK; from the coding sequence ATGACGATCATCCTTCAGATCTACGTCTTCATCCTCGCCGCCTTCCTGGGCTACCAGCTCATCAGCCGGGTCCCCGCCCTGCTCCACACGCCGCTGATGAGTGCCACCAACGCCATCGCCGGCATTTCGCTGGTTGGCTCGCTGATCGCGGCCGGCGGCCGGTATGGCACGTTCGCCACGGTCCTCGGGTTCGTCGCCGTGATCATGGCCACGATCAACGTCGTCGGCGGCTTCCTGCTCACCAACAAGATGCTCGCCATGTTCCGCAAGGACGGCGGGGCCCCCAAGCCACACGGGAAATAG
- a CDS encoding NAD(P)(+) transhydrogenase (Re/Si-specific) subunit beta, whose product MPTLSGRELAIQLTYVLASIAFIVGIRGLTQPDKARRGIQIAAVGMLLAVIGTLVSAQILTYTWIAAGLVIGTVIGYPLGVKVPMTAMPQRIAIAQTFGASAATLVGVAEYHHAYHATGATGLSAFTMGALGLEVMLGALTVCGSLIAFGKLQELLPGRPITFAGQNYLNFALVGLALVLLVALILDPADSRLFYGLIALASVIGFSLVLPIGGADMPVVIALLNSYAGLASAATGFALGNMILIICGALDGASGVILSVLMSKAMNRSFRSVLFGAFGSESGSAATGGSTAAGTVRSVSVEDAAVQIAYANQVVVVPGYGMAVAQAQHVVRELAELVEKRGGDVKYAIHPVAGRMPGHMNVLLAEANVPYDRLFDMDEINDKFESTDVVLVIGANDVVNPAARSDPASPIYGMPILDVDKARATIVLKRSMAAGFAGIENELFYMPKTAMLFGDAKASLTKLVAEVKQI is encoded by the coding sequence ATGCCGACCCTCTCGGGCCGCGAACTGGCGATCCAGCTCACCTACGTCCTGGCGTCGATCGCGTTCATCGTCGGCATCCGGGGCCTGACGCAACCGGACAAGGCGCGACGCGGCATCCAGATCGCCGCGGTGGGCATGCTGCTCGCCGTCATCGGGACCCTGGTGTCCGCGCAGATCCTGACCTACACGTGGATTGCGGCCGGGCTCGTCATCGGCACGGTGATCGGCTACCCGCTGGGCGTGAAGGTGCCAATGACGGCGATGCCGCAGCGCATCGCCATCGCGCAGACGTTCGGCGCCTCGGCCGCCACCCTCGTCGGCGTCGCCGAGTATCACCATGCCTACCACGCCACCGGCGCCACCGGCCTCAGCGCGTTCACCATGGGCGCCCTCGGCCTCGAGGTCATGCTCGGCGCGCTGACGGTCTGCGGCTCGCTCATCGCCTTCGGCAAGCTGCAGGAGCTGCTCCCCGGTCGACCCATCACCTTCGCCGGGCAGAACTACCTCAACTTCGCGCTCGTCGGGCTGGCGCTCGTCCTGCTGGTCGCGCTGATCCTCGACCCGGCCGACTCGCGGCTCTTCTACGGGCTGATTGCCCTCGCGTCCGTGATCGGCTTCTCGCTGGTGCTGCCCATCGGCGGCGCCGACATGCCCGTCGTCATCGCGCTGCTCAACTCGTACGCCGGCCTGGCCTCGGCGGCGACGGGCTTTGCGCTGGGCAACATGATCCTGATCATCTGCGGTGCGCTTGATGGCGCGTCAGGCGTGATCCTCTCGGTGCTGATGAGCAAGGCCATGAACCGTTCGTTTCGCTCGGTGTTGTTTGGCGCGTTCGGCAGCGAGAGCGGGTCGGCCGCGACCGGGGGCAGCACCGCCGCAGGCACGGTGCGATCGGTGAGCGTCGAGGACGCCGCCGTACAGATCGCCTACGCCAACCAGGTGGTCGTCGTCCCGGGCTACGGCATGGCGGTCGCCCAGGCGCAGCACGTGGTGCGCGAACTGGCCGAACTGGTGGAGAAGCGCGGCGGCGACGTGAAGTACGCGATCCATCCCGTCGCCGGGCGCATGCCCGGCCACATGAACGTGCTGCTTGCCGAAGCCAACGTCCCGTACGATCGGCTGTTCGACATGGACGAGATCAACGACAAGTTCGAGAGCACCGACGTGGTGCTCGTGATTGGCGCCAACGACGTGGTGAATCCCGCGGCACGGTCCGATCCGGCGAGCCCGATCTACGGCATGCCGATTCTTGACGTCGACAAGGCACGCGCGACGATCGTGCTCAAGCGCTCAATGGCCGCAGGCTTTGCGGGCATCGAAAACGAACTGTTCTACATGCCGAAGACGGCCATGCTCTTTGGCGACGCCAAGGCGAGCCTCACCAAGCTGGTCGCGGAGGTCAAGCAGATCTGA
- a CDS encoding glycosyltransferase, with protein MAADVLLIALLALQGVALALVLTRLAPGRTRRPPVAPRADGVHDTTVSVIVPTYNEAARVSRCLDGLARQGAPLTEILVVDSGSDDGTDRLVLAAAARDRRIRLVVDPPLPPGWIGKVWALQHGLSLARGEWVLGVDADTEARSGMVAGVIAAARDTASEVVSFSPRFVGMTAAEQWIQPSMLVSLVYRTGAAGARRPEPNTVLANGQCFLARRDVLLAHGGYELARRSWADDVTLARVLARRGVRVDFLDGSRLYDVRAYTSVGQMWREWGRSFDLSDATTRARQWLDVVLVLFAQGVPVPYVLLAACGAAPRSGALLGVNAALVAIRVAMLGALRASYAERTIGFYLSPLADPLAALRLLWSTLRRPRQWRGRPLSS; from the coding sequence ATCGCAGCTGACGTGCTGCTGATCGCGCTGCTGGCGCTTCAGGGGGTGGCGCTCGCACTGGTCCTCACGCGGCTGGCGCCCGGTCGCACGCGGCGACCGCCGGTGGCGCCGCGTGCTGACGGCGTGCACGACACGACCGTCAGTGTCATCGTTCCGACCTACAACGAGGCAGCCAGAGTCTCGCGCTGCCTCGATGGTCTCGCGCGGCAGGGCGCCCCGCTGACGGAGATCCTCGTGGTCGACTCGGGCTCCGACGATGGCACGGACCGTCTGGTGCTCGCGGCCGCGGCACGCGACCGGCGCATACGCCTCGTCGTCGATCCACCACTCCCGCCCGGCTGGATCGGCAAGGTATGGGCGTTGCAGCACGGCCTTTCGCTGGCGCGCGGAGAGTGGGTGCTTGGCGTCGACGCGGATACCGAAGCGCGATCAGGCATGGTGGCCGGCGTGATCGCGGCAGCCCGCGACACCGCAAGCGAAGTCGTGTCGTTCTCCCCGCGGTTCGTGGGCATGACCGCTGCGGAGCAGTGGATCCAGCCGTCGATGCTCGTCTCGCTCGTATACCGCACAGGCGCTGCCGGTGCGAGGCGCCCCGAGCCGAACACGGTGCTGGCCAACGGCCAGTGTTTTCTCGCGCGCCGCGACGTACTGCTCGCGCACGGTGGCTACGAACTCGCGCGCCGCTCCTGGGCCGACGACGTCACGCTGGCGCGCGTGCTCGCGCGCCGGGGGGTGCGCGTGGACTTCCTGGATGGCTCTCGGCTGTACGATGTGCGCGCGTACACGTCGGTCGGGCAGATGTGGCGCGAGTGGGGGCGTTCGTTCGATCTCTCCGACGCCACGACGAGGGCTCGCCAATGGCTCGACGTGGTCCTGGTGCTCTTCGCGCAGGGCGTGCCCGTGCCGTATGTGCTGCTCGCGGCTTGCGGGGCAGCGCCCCGCAGCGGCGCCCTGCTCGGGGTGAACGCGGCCCTGGTCGCGATTCGCGTTGCCATGCTCGGCGCGCTCAGGGCGAGCTATGCCGAACGCACCATCGGCTTCTACCTCTCACCACTCGCGGATCCACTGGCCGCGCTGCGCCTGCTCTGGTCGACGCTCAGGCGTCCGCGGCAATGGCGGGGACGCCCCCTCAGCTCATGA
- a CDS encoding S9 family peptidase, with protein sequence MTYVRYATLLSGLTLLGAVADAQARKPFTPADWYKVHQVGAPAMSPDGKYVAYTVTTVREGENRRHTEIWVSPSAGGTAQRFTSPGYESTAPRWSPDGTYLLFSSQRAGSRGRTWGIRMDQPAGEAMEIDRFPAGSMPADRSLAVWTEATAADTSAPRAPDIYRDTPAMARPPYGAITAPLDPKRFDGRHITEMRYKSNGPGFLPGPRERRAYRPTQVFVQSFEPGAKKRMVDSTVYSRRGAAVSPDGRSIAYVADPAMRPDSVVEAERDSLARLPYDARRDEQPRNDADVFVIPVAGGTPRRLTSAMGSEGDVQWSPDGKWIAFTAAPTRVTNQRLWVVNASGGTPVNVLGDWQYEPDGYDWLPDGKLAVSASIGGRSGWFLVDPASKQMKEVLGGRRRMNGFTMGMSASQVAFVATSMDKPTELFIANADGSNERKLTTFNDDLLAKVAFSDAERFTYASVGGLEIEAWLMKPYGYDPAKKYPAVLYIHGGPHSAYGENWFDEFQNLAGAGMFVLFTNPRGSSGYGAKFTYSTRGRWFAEDYQDLMKGVDIIARRPDVDSTRLGVTGGSYGGVMTAWVTVKTQRFKAAQADRMISNWWSWYGTSDAQGLTEFEFMGKPWDNPVMYDTLSPIRYIRKVRTPTFIVQSEEDHRTPMTDAEQWFIGLKKQGTPVELVRYPRSTHDLSRTGEPWLLVDRLGRLRQWFTYWLKPDVTTTAQ encoded by the coding sequence ATGACCTACGTGCGGTACGCAACTCTCCTCTCCGGCCTGACGCTGCTCGGCGCCGTCGCCGATGCACAGGCGCGCAAGCCGTTCACGCCCGCAGACTGGTACAAGGTGCATCAGGTGGGCGCCCCGGCCATGTCACCTGACGGCAAGTACGTGGCGTACACGGTGACCACCGTCCGCGAAGGCGAGAACCGACGTCACACCGAGATCTGGGTCTCGCCGTCCGCGGGCGGCACCGCCCAGCGATTCACGAGCCCAGGCTACGAGAGCACCGCGCCGCGCTGGTCTCCCGATGGCACGTACCTGCTGTTCTCGTCACAGCGTGCGGGCTCCCGTGGTCGCACGTGGGGCATCCGGATGGACCAGCCCGCGGGCGAGGCCATGGAGATCGATCGCTTCCCGGCGGGCTCCATGCCAGCCGACCGCAGTCTGGCGGTGTGGACCGAAGCGACGGCCGCCGACACCAGCGCGCCGCGCGCGCCCGACATCTATCGGGACACGCCGGCGATGGCGCGTCCCCCCTATGGCGCGATCACCGCGCCGCTGGACCCCAAGCGCTTTGACGGGCGGCACATCACGGAAATGCGCTACAAGTCCAACGGGCCAGGCTTTCTTCCCGGACCGCGCGAGCGGCGCGCGTATCGGCCCACGCAGGTGTTCGTGCAGTCGTTCGAGCCGGGCGCGAAGAAGCGCATGGTCGACAGCACCGTGTACTCGCGTCGCGGCGCCGCCGTGTCGCCCGATGGTCGGTCGATCGCGTACGTCGCGGACCCCGCCATGCGCCCCGACTCGGTGGTCGAAGCCGAACGGGATTCGTTGGCGCGGCTTCCGTACGACGCGCGGCGCGACGAGCAGCCGCGCAACGACGCCGATGTTTTCGTGATCCCGGTGGCTGGCGGCACGCCGCGGCGCCTGACGAGTGCGATGGGGAGCGAGGGCGACGTGCAGTGGTCGCCGGACGGCAAATGGATTGCGTTCACGGCGGCGCCGACCCGCGTGACCAACCAGCGACTCTGGGTGGTGAATGCCTCCGGTGGCACGCCGGTCAACGTCCTCGGCGACTGGCAATACGAGCCCGATGGCTACGACTGGCTGCCCGACGGCAAGCTCGCGGTATCGGCATCGATCGGCGGGCGATCGGGCTGGTTCCTCGTCGATCCAGCGTCAAAGCAGATGAAGGAGGTCCTGGGCGGGCGCCGACGCATGAACGGATTCACGATGGGCATGTCGGCTTCCCAGGTGGCGTTCGTGGCGACCAGCATGGACAAACCCACGGAGCTGTTCATCGCGAATGCGGACGGCTCCAACGAACGAAAGCTCACCACGTTCAACGACGACCTGCTGGCAAAGGTCGCGTTCTCCGACGCCGAGCGCTTCACCTACGCGAGCGTGGGCGGCCTCGAGATCGAGGCGTGGTTGATGAAGCCGTACGGCTATGACCCCGCGAAGAAGTACCCGGCCGTGCTCTACATTCACGGCGGGCCGCACAGCGCGTACGGGGAGAACTGGTTCGACGAGTTTCAGAACCTGGCCGGGGCCGGGATGTTCGTGCTGTTCACGAATCCGCGCGGATCTTCGGGGTACGGCGCGAAGTTCACCTACTCCACCCGCGGTCGATGGTTTGCCGAGGACTATCAGGATCTCATGAAGGGCGTCGACATCATCGCCAGGAGGCCTGACGTTGACTCGACGCGACTCGGTGTCACCGGCGGCTCATACGGCGGCGTGATGACGGCCTGGGTGACCGTGAAGACGCAACGGTTCAAGGCCGCGCAGGCCGACCGCATGATCAGCAACTGGTGGTCGTGGTACGGAACGTCCGACGCACAGGGCCTGACCGAGTTCGAGTTCATGGGCAAGCCGTGGGATAACCCGGTCATGTACGACACGCTGTCGCCGATCCGCTACATCCGGAAGGTCAGGACGCCGACGTTCATCGTGCAGTCCGAGGAGGATCACCGCACGCCGATGACCGACGCCGAGCAATGGTTCATCGGCCTCAAGAAGCAGGGCACGCCGGTCGAGCTGGTGCGGTACCCGCGTTCGACACACGACCTCTCGCGCACGGGTGAGCCGTGGCTGCTCGTGGATCGGCTCGGTCGCCTGCGCCAATGGTTCACCTATTGGCTCAAGCCGGACGTGACGACGACCGCGCAGTAG
- a CDS encoding AAA family ATPase: MHLRSIERKRGRGDPDRFPFGVPAIRSLPALEFRAAVTFFVGENGSGKSTLLEGIAAAVGLPTIGTADSRSDGTLGAQRELAADLRLGWTRRATRGFFLRAEDFFGFTKALARQREEMVAELGDIAASYADASAYARGLREGPIRASLHDMEQRYGVDLDANSHGQSFLTVFRSRFVPGGLYLLDEPEAPLSPQSQLALIAMLMEMVAQESQFIIATHSPILLAFPGAEIWSFDESPVAAVPYASLDHVTITRDFLIDPQRFLRHL, translated from the coding sequence ATTCATCTACGCAGCATCGAGCGGAAGCGTGGTCGGGGCGATCCCGACCGCTTCCCGTTCGGCGTGCCGGCCATTCGAAGCCTCCCCGCGCTCGAGTTCCGCGCGGCGGTCACGTTTTTCGTCGGTGAGAACGGGTCCGGCAAGTCCACGCTGCTCGAGGGTATCGCCGCTGCCGTGGGACTGCCAACCATCGGGACCGCGGACAGCCGCTCCGACGGCACCCTCGGCGCCCAGCGCGAGTTGGCGGCGGATCTCAGGCTTGGCTGGACCAGGCGGGCGACCCGTGGATTCTTCCTTCGCGCCGAGGACTTCTTTGGGTTCACCAAAGCGCTGGCACGCCAGCGCGAGGAGATGGTGGCCGAGCTTGGCGACATTGCCGCATCGTATGCGGATGCGTCGGCATATGCGCGCGGGCTGCGCGAAGGGCCGATCCGTGCATCGTTGCACGACATGGAGCAACGCTATGGCGTGGACCTCGACGCCAACTCGCACGGCCAGAGCTTCCTCACGGTTTTCCGCAGCCGATTTGTCCCTGGGGGCCTCTACCTGCTCGACGAACCGGAAGCACCGCTCTCGCCGCAAAGTCAGCTCGCCCTCATCGCCATGTTGATGGAGATGGTCGCGCAGGAGTCCCAGTTCATCATCGCGACGCACTCCCCGATCCTGCTCGCGTTTCCGGGCGCCGAGATCTGGTCGTTCGATGAATCGCCCGTCGCGGCGGTGCCTTATGCTTCGCTCGATCACGTGACCATCACTCGCGATTTTCTCATCGACCCGCAGCGGTTCCTGCGTCACCTGTGA
- a CDS encoding DUF4442 domain-containing protein — MVPYTGTLGARVVTLEPGRAVVRLSDRRAIRNHLQSIHAVALANLGELTSGLAMLTALPPRVRGIVIRIEVDYLKKARGTLTALSTVDMPDVSVAMDVHPVADVTDDLGDVVARCRATWRVQPQDDGTMDGPHRLPHLTD; from the coding sequence ATGGTGCCGTATACAGGGACGCTCGGCGCCAGGGTCGTTACCCTCGAGCCTGGTCGGGCCGTGGTCCGGCTGTCGGACCGACGAGCGATTCGCAATCACCTGCAGTCGATTCACGCGGTGGCGCTGGCCAACCTGGGCGAGCTGACCAGCGGCCTCGCCATGCTGACCGCGCTACCTCCGCGGGTGCGCGGTATCGTGATCAGAATCGAGGTCGACTACCTCAAGAAAGCCAGAGGCACGCTCACGGCGCTCTCGACCGTCGACATGCCGGACGTCAGCGTTGCCATGGACGTCCATCCCGTGGCCGATGTGACCGACGACCTCGGCGACGTTGTTGCGCGGTGCCGGGCGACCTGGCGCGTGCAGCCACAGGATGACGGAACCATGGACGGTCCACACAGACTACCGCACCTCACGGATTGA
- a CDS encoding amidohydrolase family protein — MRLLIAALLSCLAVSSLHAQSTTRPAATMAVVGGRIIDGYGGPVIENGVVLVAGERIVAVGAAANVPVPSGIPVVDANGMTVMPGLIDMHVHLHLVGHGDYKRWDDLYGTRNADVVMPIAAHQLLMAGVTTARDLGARLDDILTVKRRIAAGEIPGPRLFVSGPFIQHAPYEPYEREFRWGVTGADDARAKVQRLIDAGVDFIKLIDQDQMTREEVRAVVETAHRAGRQVVAHAHRMDEIRVGLDAGVDGFEHTGLGTAPGYADDVLQRLRERNSALYWTPTISPLFTLYETGTVFPERLDDPAWRDGMPEAMAREVRASLSAIPHLPYYALFPSRIPLLRQKFDQLRETGVRMMIGTDAGIPSMFHNDATWREMVKWGEFGVPAMEVIQSATLWPARFLRAEDRIGVLAPGRYADIILVRGDPLTDMTVVRDVKVVIQGGKRIR; from the coding sequence ATGCGCCTCCTGATCGCCGCCCTCCTCTCTTGCCTCGCCGTCTCTTCCCTGCATGCCCAGAGCACCACGCGGCCCGCGGCGACCATGGCCGTCGTGGGTGGCCGGATCATTGACGGCTACGGCGGTCCCGTGATTGAGAACGGGGTCGTCCTCGTGGCTGGGGAGCGCATCGTGGCCGTCGGCGCGGCCGCGAACGTCCCCGTGCCATCCGGCATTCCCGTGGTAGATGCCAACGGCATGACGGTGATGCCCGGATTGATCGACATGCACGTGCACCTTCATCTCGTTGGTCACGGCGACTACAAGCGCTGGGACGACTTGTACGGCACGCGAAACGCCGACGTGGTGATGCCGATCGCCGCCCACCAGCTGTTGATGGCCGGCGTGACCACGGCCCGTGACCTTGGTGCCCGCCTGGACGACATCCTCACCGTCAAGCGGCGCATCGCCGCGGGTGAGATCCCCGGCCCTCGGCTTTTCGTGTCGGGGCCGTTCATCCAGCACGCGCCGTATGAGCCGTACGAGCGTGAGTTCCGCTGGGGCGTGACCGGAGCGGACGACGCCCGCGCCAAGGTGCAGCGCCTGATCGACGCCGGCGTCGACTTCATCAAGCTCATCGACCAGGATCAGATGACGCGTGAGGAAGTGCGCGCCGTCGTGGAGACCGCGCATCGTGCCGGGCGTCAGGTGGTTGCCCATGCCCACCGCATGGACGAGATCCGCGTGGGCCTCGATGCCGGCGTGGATGGATTCGAACACACCGGCCTCGGCACCGCGCCGGGCTACGCGGACGACGTGCTGCAGCGACTCCGGGAGCGCAACTCGGCGCTGTACTGGACGCCCACGATCTCGCCGCTCTTCACGCTGTATGAAACGGGGACGGTGTTCCCGGAGCGGCTCGACGATCCCGCGTGGCGCGACGGGATGCCCGAGGCCATGGCCCGTGAGGTGCGCGCCTCCCTCTCCGCAATCCCACACCTGCCCTACTACGCGCTCTTCCCGTCCCGGATCCCGCTGCTGCGGCAGAAGTTCGATCAGCTGCGCGAGACCGGCGTTCGAATGATGATCGGGACCGACGCCGGGATTCCTTCGATGTTCCACAACGACGCCACGTGGCGCGAGATGGTGAAGTGGGGCGAGTTCGGCGTGCCGGCGATGGAGGTGATCCAGTCCGCAACGCTGTGGCCGGCGCGCTTTCTTCGTGCCGAAGACCGGATCGGCGTCCTCGCGCCCGGTCGGTACGCGGACATCATCCTCGTGCGTGGCGATCCGCTCACGGACATGACCGTGGTGCGCGACGTCAAGGTGGTGATCCAGGGCGGGAAGCGCATCCGATGA
- a CDS encoding helix-turn-helix domain-containing protein has product MIVGALVWDPASRARLQEATRSQAHLHLCERQSELLALVQNGLADVVVLDMRDAEGESTLSTVVRIREGFPSVPVVLYFALSPSISRDMLAFARAGVNDLVLRDVDDVKVTLRASLTSAADHCSARTIATELEPLVPPNVAPIIRYCLENGRRALTVEDVASALNVHRKTLVDRLSAAGLPAPSAIIAWCRLMISARLLEDPGRTIEQVALLLDFPSGTSMRNMVKRYTGLRTGEVRQNGGLRCVMHAFKREIAQVAGRPRA; this is encoded by the coding sequence ATGATCGTTGGAGCCCTCGTGTGGGATCCCGCGTCCCGGGCACGCCTTCAGGAGGCGACCCGGTCGCAGGCGCACCTCCACCTGTGCGAACGCCAATCTGAGCTCCTCGCGTTGGTGCAGAACGGCCTCGCTGATGTGGTCGTCCTCGACATGCGCGATGCCGAGGGTGAGAGCACGCTTTCCACGGTGGTGAGGATTCGTGAGGGATTTCCAAGCGTTCCCGTGGTGTTGTACTTCGCGCTATCGCCATCCATCTCGCGCGACATGCTCGCGTTTGCCAGAGCCGGCGTGAACGATCTTGTGCTCCGCGATGTGGACGACGTGAAGGTCACGCTCCGGGCGTCGTTGACGAGTGCGGCAGATCACTGTTCGGCTCGCACCATCGCGACGGAACTCGAACCACTGGTGCCTCCGAACGTTGCCCCGATCATTCGCTACTGCCTCGAGAACGGGCGCCGCGCGCTCACGGTCGAGGACGTCGCGAGCGCGCTCAATGTGCACCGCAAGACGCTCGTCGACCGCCTGAGCGCCGCGGGACTGCCGGCGCCAAGCGCGATCATCGCCTGGTGCCGCCTCATGATCTCCGCCCGGCTGCTCGAGGATCCGGGGCGTACCATCGAGCAGGTCGCCCTGCTGCTCGATTTCCCGTCAGGCACCTCGATGCGAAACATGGTGAAGCGCTACACGGGTCTCCGCACGGGCGAGGTGCGGCAGAACGGGGGCCTGCGCTGTGTCATGCATGCGTTCAAGCGCGAAATCGCGCAGGTCGCCGGTCGGCCGAGAGCGTAG